In a single window of the Leopardus geoffroyi isolate Oge1 chromosome D2, O.geoffroyi_Oge1_pat1.0, whole genome shotgun sequence genome:
- the PLEKHS1 gene encoding pleckstrin homology domain-containing family S member 1 isoform X1 gives MALQTPKNYNIKAQSEQETQGQGTLLRTDQRPAGCPGEQTAIMEPKPQKSPGKQFTFYYENEVCKQDYFIKSPPPQLFFSASSWKKRFFILSKSGGRRLHVSYYKDEHRRGSIEIDRNSSVEVGISSHEKMQSVCKMFKCHPDEVMSIRTTNREYFLIGHDREKIKDWVSFMSSFCWDAKAARQNTEQEKFSLGGKRPSSDPSPLLGPSSASEAVSPTPPRNSLPDMHLMENNSPGLRQAHLPHDFLSETTEDTEEESHYISPRSILLQLDSLIASNDSGQPAEPGSPEQFSETNEHHYMPMKSCFFREASHKSADSKEGSQALPEIQNGGLHLQEQGSQSDSCLPPANMEAQTVNDKKGLASLTVVQLSILINNIPDESQVERLNVFLSPSDVINYLSLMEAAGRICVAQWQGPPHLGCLFFHGDHILAVNDLMPQGLEEASLFLSRSVQKEKIKLTIGRIPNSEKFHAVACTCPLKYKGVVPCRRGESGLEKTLKRSPAIKKGQHQRTGESHARTHC, from the exons gcaaacaatttacattttattatgaaaatgaagTCTGCAAACAAGATTACTTTATTAAATCACCACCTCCTCAGCTTTTCTTCTCTGCT tcttcttGGAAAAAGCGGTTTTTCATTCTGTcaaagagtgggggaaggagactTCACGTCTCCTATTACAAAGACGAACATCGCCGAGGTTCCATTGAAATTGACCG AAACTCCAGTGTAGAAGTTGGCATAAGTAGCCATGAAAAAATGCAATCTGTATGTAAGATGTTCAAATGCCACCCTGATGAGGTGATGTCCATCAGAACCACTAACAGGGAATATTTCCTCATTGGCCATGACAG GGAGAAGATTAAAGACTGGGTCTCCTTCATGTCATCATTTTGCTGGGACGCCAAAGCAGCACGCCAGAACACAGAG CAGGAGAAATTCTCCCTGGGTGGTAAAAGGCCTTCTTCAGACCCCAGTCCTCTCCTTGGTCCTTCCAGCGCATCAGAGGCTGTCAGCCCCACCCCACCAAGAAATAGTCTTCCAGACATG CATTTAATGGAAAACAATTCTCCAGGACTCAGACAAGCTCATCTGCCACATGATTTCTTATCAGAGACTACTGAAGATACAGAAGAAGAGAGTCATTATATTAGTCCTCGAAGTATTCTTTTACAG TTGGACAGTCTTATTGCTTCCAATGATTCTGGTCAACCTGCTGAACCCGGTAGTCCAGAACAGTTCTCGGAGACAAATGAACATCATTACATGCCAATGAAATCCTG ttttttcaGAGAGGCATCCCACAAGTCTGCTGATAGCAAAGAGGGATCCCAGGCCCTTCCAGAGATCCAGAACGGGGGGCTTCACTTGCAAGAACAAGGCTCACAAAGTGACTCTTGTCTTCCCCCTGCCAATATGGAAGCACAGACCGTGAATGACAAAAAGGGGTTGGCCTCACTTACTGTTGTGCAATTATCTATACTAATCAA TAACATCCCTGATGAAAGCCAAGTGGAGAGACTGAATgtgttcctttctccttctgacGTCATAAATTATCTTAGTCTCATGGAAGCTGCAGGACGGATATG TGTGGCTCAGTGGCAAGGCCCCCCGCACCTgggatgtttattttttcacgGAGATCACATCTTGGCTGTGAATGACCTGATGccccagggcctggaggaggCTTCCTTGTTTCTCAGTCGGTCTGTCCAGAAGGAG aaaataaaactcaccATCGGCCGGATCCCAAATTCAGAGAAATTTCATGCTGTCGCCTGTACGTGCCCCTTAAAATACAAAGGTGTTGTACCTTGTCGACGGGGTGAGTCTGGACTGGAGAAGACCCTGAAGAGGAGTCCAGCCATTAAAAAGGGTCAACACCAACGAACTGGAGAGTCACATGCCAGGACCCACTGCTGA
- the PLEKHS1 gene encoding pleckstrin homology domain-containing family S member 1 isoform X2 yields MALQTPKNYNIKAQSEQETQGQGTLLRTDQRPAGCPGEQTAIMEPKPQKSPGKQFTFYYENEVCKQDYFIKSPPPQLFFSASSWKKRFFILSKSGGRRLHVSYYKDEHRRGSIEIDRNSSVEVGISSHEKMQSVCKMFKCHPDEVMSIRTTNREYFLIGHDREKIKDWVSFMSSFCWDAKAARQNTEEKFSLGGKRPSSDPSPLLGPSSASEAVSPTPPRNSLPDMHLMENNSPGLRQAHLPHDFLSETTEDTEEESHYISPRSILLQLDSLIASNDSGQPAEPGSPEQFSETNEHHYMPMKSCFFREASHKSADSKEGSQALPEIQNGGLHLQEQGSQSDSCLPPANMEAQTVNDKKGLASLTVVQLSILINNIPDESQVERLNVFLSPSDVINYLSLMEAAGRICVAQWQGPPHLGCLFFHGDHILAVNDLMPQGLEEASLFLSRSVQKEKIKLTIGRIPNSEKFHAVACTCPLKYKGVVPCRRGESGLEKTLKRSPAIKKGQHQRTGESHARTHC; encoded by the exons gcaaacaatttacattttattatgaaaatgaagTCTGCAAACAAGATTACTTTATTAAATCACCACCTCCTCAGCTTTTCTTCTCTGCT tcttcttGGAAAAAGCGGTTTTTCATTCTGTcaaagagtgggggaaggagactTCACGTCTCCTATTACAAAGACGAACATCGCCGAGGTTCCATTGAAATTGACCG AAACTCCAGTGTAGAAGTTGGCATAAGTAGCCATGAAAAAATGCAATCTGTATGTAAGATGTTCAAATGCCACCCTGATGAGGTGATGTCCATCAGAACCACTAACAGGGAATATTTCCTCATTGGCCATGACAG GGAGAAGATTAAAGACTGGGTCTCCTTCATGTCATCATTTTGCTGGGACGCCAAAGCAGCACGCCAGAACACAGAG GAGAAATTCTCCCTGGGTGGTAAAAGGCCTTCTTCAGACCCCAGTCCTCTCCTTGGTCCTTCCAGCGCATCAGAGGCTGTCAGCCCCACCCCACCAAGAAATAGTCTTCCAGACATG CATTTAATGGAAAACAATTCTCCAGGACTCAGACAAGCTCATCTGCCACATGATTTCTTATCAGAGACTACTGAAGATACAGAAGAAGAGAGTCATTATATTAGTCCTCGAAGTATTCTTTTACAG TTGGACAGTCTTATTGCTTCCAATGATTCTGGTCAACCTGCTGAACCCGGTAGTCCAGAACAGTTCTCGGAGACAAATGAACATCATTACATGCCAATGAAATCCTG ttttttcaGAGAGGCATCCCACAAGTCTGCTGATAGCAAAGAGGGATCCCAGGCCCTTCCAGAGATCCAGAACGGGGGGCTTCACTTGCAAGAACAAGGCTCACAAAGTGACTCTTGTCTTCCCCCTGCCAATATGGAAGCACAGACCGTGAATGACAAAAAGGGGTTGGCCTCACTTACTGTTGTGCAATTATCTATACTAATCAA TAACATCCCTGATGAAAGCCAAGTGGAGAGACTGAATgtgttcctttctccttctgacGTCATAAATTATCTTAGTCTCATGGAAGCTGCAGGACGGATATG TGTGGCTCAGTGGCAAGGCCCCCCGCACCTgggatgtttattttttcacgGAGATCACATCTTGGCTGTGAATGACCTGATGccccagggcctggaggaggCTTCCTTGTTTCTCAGTCGGTCTGTCCAGAAGGAG aaaataaaactcaccATCGGCCGGATCCCAAATTCAGAGAAATTTCATGCTGTCGCCTGTACGTGCCCCTTAAAATACAAAGGTGTTGTACCTTGTCGACGGGGTGAGTCTGGACTGGAGAAGACCCTGAAGAGGAGTCCAGCCATTAAAAAGGGTCAACACCAACGAACTGGAGAGTCACATGCCAGGACCCACTGCTGA
- the PLEKHS1 gene encoding pleckstrin homology domain-containing family S member 1 isoform X3: MALQTPKNYNIKAQSEQETQGQGTLLRTDQRPAGCPGEQTAIMEPKPQKSPGKQFTFYYENEVCKQDYFIKSPPPQLFFSASSWKKRFFILSKSGGRRLHVSYYKDEHRRGSIEIDRNSSVEVGISSHEKMQSVCKMFKCHPDEVMSIRTTNREYFLIGHDREKIKDWVSFMSSFCWDAKAARQNTEQEKFSLGGKRPSSDPSPLLGPSSASEAVSPTPPRNSLPDMHLMENNSPGLRQAHLPHDFLSETTEDTEEESHYISPRSILLQLDSLIASNDSGQPAEPGSPEQFSETNEHHYMPMKSCFFREASHKSADSKEGSQALPEIQNGGLHLQEQGSQSDSCLPPANMEAQTVNDKKGNIPDESQVERLNVFLSPSDVINYLSLMEAAGRICVAQWQGPPHLGCLFFHGDHILAVNDLMPQGLEEASLFLSRSVQKEKIKLTIGRIPNSEKFHAVACTCPLKYKGVVPCRRGESGLEKTLKRSPAIKKGQHQRTGESHARTHC; the protein is encoded by the exons gcaaacaatttacattttattatgaaaatgaagTCTGCAAACAAGATTACTTTATTAAATCACCACCTCCTCAGCTTTTCTTCTCTGCT tcttcttGGAAAAAGCGGTTTTTCATTCTGTcaaagagtgggggaaggagactTCACGTCTCCTATTACAAAGACGAACATCGCCGAGGTTCCATTGAAATTGACCG AAACTCCAGTGTAGAAGTTGGCATAAGTAGCCATGAAAAAATGCAATCTGTATGTAAGATGTTCAAATGCCACCCTGATGAGGTGATGTCCATCAGAACCACTAACAGGGAATATTTCCTCATTGGCCATGACAG GGAGAAGATTAAAGACTGGGTCTCCTTCATGTCATCATTTTGCTGGGACGCCAAAGCAGCACGCCAGAACACAGAG CAGGAGAAATTCTCCCTGGGTGGTAAAAGGCCTTCTTCAGACCCCAGTCCTCTCCTTGGTCCTTCCAGCGCATCAGAGGCTGTCAGCCCCACCCCACCAAGAAATAGTCTTCCAGACATG CATTTAATGGAAAACAATTCTCCAGGACTCAGACAAGCTCATCTGCCACATGATTTCTTATCAGAGACTACTGAAGATACAGAAGAAGAGAGTCATTATATTAGTCCTCGAAGTATTCTTTTACAG TTGGACAGTCTTATTGCTTCCAATGATTCTGGTCAACCTGCTGAACCCGGTAGTCCAGAACAGTTCTCGGAGACAAATGAACATCATTACATGCCAATGAAATCCTG ttttttcaGAGAGGCATCCCACAAGTCTGCTGATAGCAAAGAGGGATCCCAGGCCCTTCCAGAGATCCAGAACGGGGGGCTTCACTTGCAAGAACAAGGCTCACAAAGTGACTCTTGTCTTCCCCCTGCCAATATGGAAGCACAGACCGTGAATGACAAAAAGGG TAACATCCCTGATGAAAGCCAAGTGGAGAGACTGAATgtgttcctttctccttctgacGTCATAAATTATCTTAGTCTCATGGAAGCTGCAGGACGGATATG TGTGGCTCAGTGGCAAGGCCCCCCGCACCTgggatgtttattttttcacgGAGATCACATCTTGGCTGTGAATGACCTGATGccccagggcctggaggaggCTTCCTTGTTTCTCAGTCGGTCTGTCCAGAAGGAG aaaataaaactcaccATCGGCCGGATCCCAAATTCAGAGAAATTTCATGCTGTCGCCTGTACGTGCCCCTTAAAATACAAAGGTGTTGTACCTTGTCGACGGGGTGAGTCTGGACTGGAGAAGACCCTGAAGAGGAGTCCAGCCATTAAAAAGGGTCAACACCAACGAACTGGAGAGTCACATGCCAGGACCCACTGCTGA
- the PLEKHS1 gene encoding pleckstrin homology domain-containing family S member 1 isoform X4, which translates to MALQTPKNYNIKAQSEQETQGQGTLLRTDQRPAGCPGEQTAIMEPKPQKSPGKQFTFYYENEVCKQDYFIKSPPPQLFFSASSWKKRFFILSKSGGRRLHVSYYKDEHRRGSIEIDRNSSVEVGISSHEKMQSVCKMFKCHPDEVMSIRTTNREYFLIGHDREKIKDWVSFMSSFCWDAKAARQNTEEKFSLGGKRPSSDPSPLLGPSSASEAVSPTPPRNSLPDMHLMENNSPGLRQAHLPHDFLSETTEDTEEESHYISPRSILLQLDSLIASNDSGQPAEPGSPEQFSETNEHHYMPMKSCFFREASHKSADSKEGSQALPEIQNGGLHLQEQGSQSDSCLPPANMEAQTVNDKKGNIPDESQVERLNVFLSPSDVINYLSLMEAAGRICVAQWQGPPHLGCLFFHGDHILAVNDLMPQGLEEASLFLSRSVQKEKIKLTIGRIPNSEKFHAVACTCPLKYKGVVPCRRGESGLEKTLKRSPAIKKGQHQRTGESHARTHC; encoded by the exons gcaaacaatttacattttattatgaaaatgaagTCTGCAAACAAGATTACTTTATTAAATCACCACCTCCTCAGCTTTTCTTCTCTGCT tcttcttGGAAAAAGCGGTTTTTCATTCTGTcaaagagtgggggaaggagactTCACGTCTCCTATTACAAAGACGAACATCGCCGAGGTTCCATTGAAATTGACCG AAACTCCAGTGTAGAAGTTGGCATAAGTAGCCATGAAAAAATGCAATCTGTATGTAAGATGTTCAAATGCCACCCTGATGAGGTGATGTCCATCAGAACCACTAACAGGGAATATTTCCTCATTGGCCATGACAG GGAGAAGATTAAAGACTGGGTCTCCTTCATGTCATCATTTTGCTGGGACGCCAAAGCAGCACGCCAGAACACAGAG GAGAAATTCTCCCTGGGTGGTAAAAGGCCTTCTTCAGACCCCAGTCCTCTCCTTGGTCCTTCCAGCGCATCAGAGGCTGTCAGCCCCACCCCACCAAGAAATAGTCTTCCAGACATG CATTTAATGGAAAACAATTCTCCAGGACTCAGACAAGCTCATCTGCCACATGATTTCTTATCAGAGACTACTGAAGATACAGAAGAAGAGAGTCATTATATTAGTCCTCGAAGTATTCTTTTACAG TTGGACAGTCTTATTGCTTCCAATGATTCTGGTCAACCTGCTGAACCCGGTAGTCCAGAACAGTTCTCGGAGACAAATGAACATCATTACATGCCAATGAAATCCTG ttttttcaGAGAGGCATCCCACAAGTCTGCTGATAGCAAAGAGGGATCCCAGGCCCTTCCAGAGATCCAGAACGGGGGGCTTCACTTGCAAGAACAAGGCTCACAAAGTGACTCTTGTCTTCCCCCTGCCAATATGGAAGCACAGACCGTGAATGACAAAAAGGG TAACATCCCTGATGAAAGCCAAGTGGAGAGACTGAATgtgttcctttctccttctgacGTCATAAATTATCTTAGTCTCATGGAAGCTGCAGGACGGATATG TGTGGCTCAGTGGCAAGGCCCCCCGCACCTgggatgtttattttttcacgGAGATCACATCTTGGCTGTGAATGACCTGATGccccagggcctggaggaggCTTCCTTGTTTCTCAGTCGGTCTGTCCAGAAGGAG aaaataaaactcaccATCGGCCGGATCCCAAATTCAGAGAAATTTCATGCTGTCGCCTGTACGTGCCCCTTAAAATACAAAGGTGTTGTACCTTGTCGACGGGGTGAGTCTGGACTGGAGAAGACCCTGAAGAGGAGTCCAGCCATTAAAAAGGGTCAACACCAACGAACTGGAGAGTCACATGCCAGGACCCACTGCTGA